A single region of the Glycine max cultivar Williams 82 chromosome 20, Glycine_max_v4.0, whole genome shotgun sequence genome encodes:
- the LOC112997634 gene encoding lysine-specific demethylase JMJ25 isoform X1, with product MAPGRKKRQGNTSIIPVDANPTQQKAQSLDIDAECESETKRMKFAEEDGDGAGGSSSVVKKKRGRKSKKEKQDTEKMLESNLSEKKDTQGEYHGENCGVGGSSSVQESAKKKRGRKSKKEKEDMEKKKMAEEKDAQNENHGENGGVGGSSCVVDGVPKKRGRKSKKEKEDMEKKMLEEKDAQNENHGENGGVGGSSSVVEAVVKKRGRKSKKEKEDMERKILEEKDAQNENHGENGGVGGSSSVVDGVPKKRGRKSKKEKEDMEKKMLEGNLLEKKDVQDVNHAENGGVPDMRRGSKRKMLKEDDGEFEMPVDSSGSSIQKQYSLRAPRVNIEEAMPKINKRDPKQWIEEESLMCHQCQRNDKGRVVRCTRCKRKRFCVHCIENWYPHLKEDYIAEACPVCRGNCNCKACLRSNQLIKKMKKKEETNENEKIELSMHLLQVLLPYLRLLDEEQMIENETEAKIRGLSVSELNVAQANFDKDERVYCDNCKTSIFDYHRSCTKCSFDLCLICCRELRTGQLVGGADPIMLEFVCQGRDYLHGEENISVKQNEPNAVEQNEPNAVAETVVREWSRSGWHAESNGSIPCPKVNDECNHGFLELRSILGQHFITDLVHKANELAQAYKLQDVVKTPDNFCSCLRLDRNTDVRYNNMRKVASRADSRDNYLYCPRAVDLQDEDLRHFQWHWEKGEPVIVSNVLAKTSGLSWEPLVMWRAFRQMTKTKHEQHLDVKAIDCLDWCEGEINIHQFFTGYTKVREDWHSWPQILKLKDWPPSNLFEERLPRHCAEFISSLPFKEYTDPLKGSLNLAVKLPTDCLKPDMGPKTYIAYGFHQELGRGDSVTKLHCDMSDAVNVLTHIAEVKLEPKHLIAIEKLKQKHFEQDKRELLGDDQNRETSVDMLNNLSSTINALDKQNSVQVMEHKGKLYDRKEVDQFHQPSGGNEIAIANEDGLSCESELKEVDKVKIKQESDMLSGGDGSEGALWDIFRRQDVPKLQEYQRKHFREFRHLHCCPLKQVIHPIHDQTFYLTVEHKRKLKEEYGIEPWTFIQKVGDAVFVPAGCPHQVRNLKSCIKVALDFVSPENVGECFRLTEEFRTLPINHMSCEDKLEDQGTGKMIGLVREQNGLYLLEEARGICSTKIQLPLSLMSESLPSHNKDIWLCHYHLGEEDDNICYARRD from the exons ATGGCGCCCGGAAGGAAGAAGCGGCAAGGGAACACATCCATTATTCCTGTGGATGCAAACCCCACTCAGCAAAAAGCACAATCTTTGGATATTGATGCTGAGTGTGAGAGTGAGACCAAAAGAATGAAATTTGCTGAGGAAGATGGTGATGGGGCAGGGGGTTCTTCTTCTGTTGTGAAAAAGAAGCGTGGcagaaaaagtaaaaaggaGAAGCAGGACACGGAAAAGATGTTAGAGAGCAATTTGTCGGAGAAGAAAGATACTCAAGGCGAATACCACGGTGAAAATTGTGGAGTAGGAGGGTCTTCTTCTGTTCAAGAAAGTGCGAAAAAGAAACGTGGAAGAAAGAGTAAAAAGGAGAAGGAGGACATGGAAAAGAAGAAGATGGCAGAGGAGAAAGATGCTCAAAACGAAAACCATGGTGAAAATGGTGGAGTAGGAGGTTCTTCTTGTGTTGTAGATGGTGTGCCAAAGAAGCGTGGCAGAAAAAGtaagaaggagaaggaagacATGGAAAAAAAGATGTTAGAGGAGAAAGATGCTCAAAACGAAAACCACGGTGAAAATGGTGGAGTAGGAGGTTCTTCTTCTGTTGTAGAAGCTGTGGTAAAGAAGCGAGGTAGAAAGAGtaaaaaggagaaggaagacATGGAAAGGAAGATATTAGAGGAGAAAGATGCTCAAAACGAAAACCATGGTGAAAATGGTGGAGTAGGAGGTTCTTCTTCTGTTGTAGATGGTGTGCCAAAGAAGCGTGGCAGAAAAAGtaagaaggagaaggaagacATGGAAAAAAAGATGTTAGAGGGAAATTTGCTGGAGAAGAAAGATGTTCAAGACGTTAACCATGCCGAAAATGGTGGGGTACCTGATATGAGGCGTGGAAGTAAAAGAAAGATGCTTAAGGAAGATGATGGTGAGTTTGAAATGCCTGTGGATTCTTCAGGAAGTAGCATTCAGAAACAATATAGTCTTAGGGCCCCTAGAGTCAATATAGAAGAGGCAATGCCAAAAATCAACAAGAGAGATCCTAAG CAGTGGATTGAAGAGGAGTCCTTAATGTGTCATCAATGTCAGAGAAATGATAAAGGCAGGGTTGTGAGGTGCACACGTTGTAAGAGGAAAAGATTTTGTGTACACTGTATAGAAAATTG GTATCCTCATTTGAAAGAGGATTATATTGCTGAGGCATGCCCTGTGTGCCGTGGTAATTGCAACTGCAAAGCATGCTTGAGATCCAATCAACTTATTAAA aaaatgaagaaaaaagaagaaaccaaTGAAAATGAGAAGATTGAACTCTCTATGCATTTGTTGCAAGTACTTCTTCCGTATTTAAGGCTGTTGGATGAAGAACAGATGATTGAGAATGAGACAGAAGCCAAGATACGGg GGCTCTCAGTCTCAGAGCTAAATGTAGCACAGGCAAATTTTGATAAAGATGAGCGTGTGTACTG TGACAACTGCAAAACGTCAATATTTGATTACCACAGAAGCTGTACAAAATGCTCTTTCGACCTTTGTCTCATCTGTTGTCGCGAGCTTCGAACTGGCCAGCTTGTAGGTGGTGCAGATCCAATTATGTTGGAGTTTGTCTGTCAAGGTCGTGATTACCTGCATGGTGAGGAAAATATAAGTGTAAAACAAAATGAACCAAATGCTGTTGAACAAAATGAACCAAATGCTGTTGCTGAGACTGTAGTTCGTGAGTGGTCAAGATCTGGGTGGCATGCAGAAAGTAATGGTAGCATTCCTTGTCCAAAAGTCAATGATGAATGTAACCATGGTTTTCTTGAACTGAGAAGCATATTAGGTCAACATTTTATCACTGATTTAGTGCATAAAGCAAACGAACTAGCACAAGCATACAAGCTTCAAGATGTAGTTAAGACCCCTGACAACTTCTGTTCGTGTTTGAGGCTTGATAGAAACACAGATGTTAGATATAATAATATGAGGAAGGTTGCTTCTCGTGCAGATTCCAGGGACAACTATTTATACTGTCCTAGGGCTGTAGATCTACAGGATGAGGATTTAAGGCATTTTCAGTGGCATTGGGAAAAGGGGGAGCCTGTCATTGTCAGCAACGTGCTTGCAAAAACATCTGGTTTAAGCTGGGAACCACTTGTCATGTGGCGTGCATTCCGTCAGATGACTAAGACCAAGCATGAACAACATTTGGATGTGAAGGCAATTGATTGCTTAGATTGGTGCGAG GGAGAAATTAATATCCACCAATTCTTTACTGGGTATACAAAAGTTCGTGAGGATTGGCATAGTTGGCCtcaaatattgaaattaaaagattGGCCTCCTTCTAATTTATTTGAGGAACGCTTGCCTCGACATTGTGCAGAGTTCATATCTTCCTTGCCCTTCAAGGAATATACTGATCCTCTCAAAGGTTCTCTTAACTTAGCTGTGAAGTTGCCAACAGATTGTCTAAAACCAGACATGGGGCCAAAGACGTATATTGCTTACGGATTTCATCAGGAGCTCGGGCGTGGTGATTCAGTGACTAAGCTCCATTGTGATATGTCTGATGCA GTAAATGTGTTGACTCATATTGCTGAAGTGAAATTGGAACCAAAGCATCTCATTGCCATTGAGAAGTTGAAACAAAAGCACTTTGAACAAGACAAAAGGGAGCTACTTGGTGATGATCAAAATAGAGAAACTAGTGTTGACATGCTTAATAATTTGTCTTCTACTATAAATGCTTTGGACAAGCAAAATAGTGTCCAAGTCATGGAACACAAAGGCAAATTATATGATAGGAAAGAAGTTGATCAGTTCCATCAACCCTCTGGTGGTAATGAGATTGCCATTGCTAATGAGGATGGTCTTTCATGTGAATCAGAGCTTAAAGAGGTTgacaaagtaaaaataaagcAAGAAAGTGATATGTTGTCTGGGGGGGATGGTTCAGAAGGTGCTCTCTGGGATATTTTTCGGAGGCAGGATGTACCTAAATTGCAGGAATATCAGAGGAAGCATTTCAGAGAGTTCAGGCATCTCCATTGCTGTCCTTTAAAGCAG GTTATTCACCCCATCCATGACCAGACCTTCTATCTGACTGTGGAGCATAAGAGGAAGCTTAAGGAGGAGTATG GAATTGAGCCCTGGACTTTTATTCAGAAGGTAGGAGATGCTGTTTTTGTTCCAGCTGGTTGTCCTCACCAAGTCAGAAATCTGAAG TCATGTATTAAGGTTGCATTGGATTTTGTCTCTCCGGAAAATGTTGGGGAGTGCTTTCGTTTGACAGAGGAATTTCGCACACTTCCAATAAACCACATGTCTTGTGAGGACAAATTGGAG GATCAGGGAACAGGAAAGATGATTGGACTTGTTAGGGAGCAAAATGGGCTCTACCTTCTTGAGGAAGCTCGTGGGATATGTAGTACTAAGATTCAACTTCCATTGTCTTTGATGTCAGAGTCACTTCCTTCCCATAATAAAGACATCTGGTTGTGTCACTATCATTTAG GTGAAGAAGATGACAATATATGCTATGCAAGACGTGATTGA
- the LOC112997634 gene encoding lysine-specific demethylase JMJ25 isoform X5, which translates to MAPGRKKRQGNTSIIPVDANPTQQKAQSLDIDAECESETKRMKFAEEDGDGAGGSSSVVKKKRGRKSKKEKQDTEKMLESNLSEKKDTQGEYHGENCGVGGSSSVQESAKKKRGRKSKKEKEDMEKKKMAEEKDAQNENHGENGGVGGSSCVVDGVPKKRGRKSKKEKEDMEKKMLEEKDAQNENHGENGGVGGSSSVVEAVVKKRGRKSKKEKEDMERKILEEKDAQNENHGENGGVGGSSSVVDGVPKKRGRKSKKEKEDMEKKMLEGNLLEKKDVQDVNHAENGGVPDMRRGSKRKMLKEDDGEFEMPVDSSGSSIQKQYSLRAPRVNIEEAMPKINKRDPKQWIEEESLMCHQCQRNDKGRVVRCTRCKRKRFCVHCIENWYPHLKEDYIAEACPVCRGNCNCKACLRSNQLIKKMKKKEETNENEKIELSMHLLQVLLPYLRLLDEEQMIENETEAKIRGLSVSELNVAQANFDKDERVYCDNCKTSIFDYHRSCTKCSFDLCLICCRELRTGQLVGGADPIMLEFVCQGRDYLHGEENISVKQNEPNAVEQNEPNAVAETVVREWSRSGWHAESNGSIPCPKVNDECNHGFLELRSILGQHFITDLVHKANELAQAYKLQDVVKTPDNFCSCLRLDRNTDVRYNNMRKVASRADSRDNYLYCPRAVDLQDEDLRHFQWHWEKGEPVIVSNVLAKTSGLSWEPLVMWRAFRQMTKTKHEQHLDVKAIDCLDWCEGEINIHQFFTGYTKVREDWHSWPQILKLKDWPPSNLFEERLPRHCAEFISSLPFKEYTDPLKGSLNLAVKLPTDCLKPDMGPKTYIAYGFHQELGRGDSVTKLHCDMSDAVNVLTHIAEVKLEPKHLIAIEKLKQKHFEQDKRELLGDDQNRETSVDMLNNLSSTINALDKQNSVQVMEHKGKLYDRKEVDQFHQPSGGNEIAIANEDGLSCESELKEVDKVKIKQESDMLSGGDGSEGALWDIFRRQDVPKLQEYQRKHFREFRHLHCCPLKQVIHPIHDQTFYLTVEHKRKLKEEYGIEPWTFIQKVGDAVFVPAGCPHQVRNLKSCIKVALDFVSPENVGECFRLTEEFRTLPINHMSCEDKLEGT; encoded by the exons ATGGCGCCCGGAAGGAAGAAGCGGCAAGGGAACACATCCATTATTCCTGTGGATGCAAACCCCACTCAGCAAAAAGCACAATCTTTGGATATTGATGCTGAGTGTGAGAGTGAGACCAAAAGAATGAAATTTGCTGAGGAAGATGGTGATGGGGCAGGGGGTTCTTCTTCTGTTGTGAAAAAGAAGCGTGGcagaaaaagtaaaaaggaGAAGCAGGACACGGAAAAGATGTTAGAGAGCAATTTGTCGGAGAAGAAAGATACTCAAGGCGAATACCACGGTGAAAATTGTGGAGTAGGAGGGTCTTCTTCTGTTCAAGAAAGTGCGAAAAAGAAACGTGGAAGAAAGAGTAAAAAGGAGAAGGAGGACATGGAAAAGAAGAAGATGGCAGAGGAGAAAGATGCTCAAAACGAAAACCATGGTGAAAATGGTGGAGTAGGAGGTTCTTCTTGTGTTGTAGATGGTGTGCCAAAGAAGCGTGGCAGAAAAAGtaagaaggagaaggaagacATGGAAAAAAAGATGTTAGAGGAGAAAGATGCTCAAAACGAAAACCACGGTGAAAATGGTGGAGTAGGAGGTTCTTCTTCTGTTGTAGAAGCTGTGGTAAAGAAGCGAGGTAGAAAGAGtaaaaaggagaaggaagacATGGAAAGGAAGATATTAGAGGAGAAAGATGCTCAAAACGAAAACCATGGTGAAAATGGTGGAGTAGGAGGTTCTTCTTCTGTTGTAGATGGTGTGCCAAAGAAGCGTGGCAGAAAAAGtaagaaggagaaggaagacATGGAAAAAAAGATGTTAGAGGGAAATTTGCTGGAGAAGAAAGATGTTCAAGACGTTAACCATGCCGAAAATGGTGGGGTACCTGATATGAGGCGTGGAAGTAAAAGAAAGATGCTTAAGGAAGATGATGGTGAGTTTGAAATGCCTGTGGATTCTTCAGGAAGTAGCATTCAGAAACAATATAGTCTTAGGGCCCCTAGAGTCAATATAGAAGAGGCAATGCCAAAAATCAACAAGAGAGATCCTAAG CAGTGGATTGAAGAGGAGTCCTTAATGTGTCATCAATGTCAGAGAAATGATAAAGGCAGGGTTGTGAGGTGCACACGTTGTAAGAGGAAAAGATTTTGTGTACACTGTATAGAAAATTG GTATCCTCATTTGAAAGAGGATTATATTGCTGAGGCATGCCCTGTGTGCCGTGGTAATTGCAACTGCAAAGCATGCTTGAGATCCAATCAACTTATTAAA aaaatgaagaaaaaagaagaaaccaaTGAAAATGAGAAGATTGAACTCTCTATGCATTTGTTGCAAGTACTTCTTCCGTATTTAAGGCTGTTGGATGAAGAACAGATGATTGAGAATGAGACAGAAGCCAAGATACGGg GGCTCTCAGTCTCAGAGCTAAATGTAGCACAGGCAAATTTTGATAAAGATGAGCGTGTGTACTG TGACAACTGCAAAACGTCAATATTTGATTACCACAGAAGCTGTACAAAATGCTCTTTCGACCTTTGTCTCATCTGTTGTCGCGAGCTTCGAACTGGCCAGCTTGTAGGTGGTGCAGATCCAATTATGTTGGAGTTTGTCTGTCAAGGTCGTGATTACCTGCATGGTGAGGAAAATATAAGTGTAAAACAAAATGAACCAAATGCTGTTGAACAAAATGAACCAAATGCTGTTGCTGAGACTGTAGTTCGTGAGTGGTCAAGATCTGGGTGGCATGCAGAAAGTAATGGTAGCATTCCTTGTCCAAAAGTCAATGATGAATGTAACCATGGTTTTCTTGAACTGAGAAGCATATTAGGTCAACATTTTATCACTGATTTAGTGCATAAAGCAAACGAACTAGCACAAGCATACAAGCTTCAAGATGTAGTTAAGACCCCTGACAACTTCTGTTCGTGTTTGAGGCTTGATAGAAACACAGATGTTAGATATAATAATATGAGGAAGGTTGCTTCTCGTGCAGATTCCAGGGACAACTATTTATACTGTCCTAGGGCTGTAGATCTACAGGATGAGGATTTAAGGCATTTTCAGTGGCATTGGGAAAAGGGGGAGCCTGTCATTGTCAGCAACGTGCTTGCAAAAACATCTGGTTTAAGCTGGGAACCACTTGTCATGTGGCGTGCATTCCGTCAGATGACTAAGACCAAGCATGAACAACATTTGGATGTGAAGGCAATTGATTGCTTAGATTGGTGCGAG GGAGAAATTAATATCCACCAATTCTTTACTGGGTATACAAAAGTTCGTGAGGATTGGCATAGTTGGCCtcaaatattgaaattaaaagattGGCCTCCTTCTAATTTATTTGAGGAACGCTTGCCTCGACATTGTGCAGAGTTCATATCTTCCTTGCCCTTCAAGGAATATACTGATCCTCTCAAAGGTTCTCTTAACTTAGCTGTGAAGTTGCCAACAGATTGTCTAAAACCAGACATGGGGCCAAAGACGTATATTGCTTACGGATTTCATCAGGAGCTCGGGCGTGGTGATTCAGTGACTAAGCTCCATTGTGATATGTCTGATGCA GTAAATGTGTTGACTCATATTGCTGAAGTGAAATTGGAACCAAAGCATCTCATTGCCATTGAGAAGTTGAAACAAAAGCACTTTGAACAAGACAAAAGGGAGCTACTTGGTGATGATCAAAATAGAGAAACTAGTGTTGACATGCTTAATAATTTGTCTTCTACTATAAATGCTTTGGACAAGCAAAATAGTGTCCAAGTCATGGAACACAAAGGCAAATTATATGATAGGAAAGAAGTTGATCAGTTCCATCAACCCTCTGGTGGTAATGAGATTGCCATTGCTAATGAGGATGGTCTTTCATGTGAATCAGAGCTTAAAGAGGTTgacaaagtaaaaataaagcAAGAAAGTGATATGTTGTCTGGGGGGGATGGTTCAGAAGGTGCTCTCTGGGATATTTTTCGGAGGCAGGATGTACCTAAATTGCAGGAATATCAGAGGAAGCATTTCAGAGAGTTCAGGCATCTCCATTGCTGTCCTTTAAAGCAG GTTATTCACCCCATCCATGACCAGACCTTCTATCTGACTGTGGAGCATAAGAGGAAGCTTAAGGAGGAGTATG GAATTGAGCCCTGGACTTTTATTCAGAAGGTAGGAGATGCTGTTTTTGTTCCAGCTGGTTGTCCTCACCAAGTCAGAAATCTGAAG TCATGTATTAAGGTTGCATTGGATTTTGTCTCTCCGGAAAATGTTGGGGAGTGCTTTCGTTTGACAGAGGAATTTCGCACACTTCCAATAAACCACATGTCTTGTGAGGACAAATTGGAG ggCACTTAA
- the LOC112997634 gene encoding lysine-specific demethylase JMJ25 isoform X6, translating to MAPGRKKRQGNTSIIPVDANPTQQKAQSLDIDAECESETKRMKFAEEDGDGAGGSSSVVKKKRGRKSKKEKQDTEKMLESNLSEKKDTQGEYHGENCGVGGSSSVQESAKKKRGRKSKKEKEDMEKKKMAEEKDAQNENHGENGGVGGSSCVVDGVPKKRGRKSKKEKEDMEKKMLEEKDAQNENHGENGGVGGSSSVVEAVVKKRGRKSKKEKEDMERKILEEKDAQNENHGENGGVGGSSSVVDGVPKKRGRKSKKEKEDMEKKMLEGNLLEKKDVQDVNHAENGGVPDMRRGSKRKMLKEDDGEFEMPVDSSGSSIQKQYSLRAPRVNIEEAMPKINKRDPKQWIEEESLMCHQCQRNDKGRVVRCTRCKRKRFCVHCIENWYPHLKEDYIAEACPVCRGNCNCKACLRSNQLIKKMKKKEETNENEKIELSMHLLQVLLPYLRLLDEEQMIENETEAKIRGLSVSELNVAQANFDKDERVYCDNCKTSIFDYHRSCTKCSFDLCLICCRELRTGQLVGGADPIMLEFVCQGRDYLHGEENISVKQNEPNAVEQNEPNAVAETVVREWSRSGWHAESNGSIPCPKVNDECNHGFLELRSILGQHFITDLVHKANELAQAYKLQDVVKTPDNFCSCLRLDRNTDVRYNNMRKVASRADSRDNYLYCPRAVDLQDEDLRHFQWHWEKGEPVIVSNVLAKTSGLSWEPLVMWRAFRQMTKTKHEQHLDVKAIDCLDWCEGEINIHQFFTGYTKVREDWHSWPQILKLKDWPPSNLFEERLPRHCAEFISSLPFKEYTDPLKGSLNLAVKLPTDCLKPDMGPKTYIAYGFHQELGRGDSVTKLHCDMSDAVNVLTHIAEVKLEPKHLIAIEKLKQKHFEQDKRELLGDDQNRETSVDMLNNLSSTINALDKQNSVQVMEHKGKLYDRKEVDQFHQPSGGNEIAIANEDGLSCESELKEVDKVKIKQESDMLSGGDGSEGALWDIFRRQDVPKLQEYQRKHFREFRHLHCCPLKQVIHPIHDQTFYLTVEHKRKLKEEYGIEPWTFIQKVGDAVFVPAGCPHQVRNLKVK from the exons ATGGCGCCCGGAAGGAAGAAGCGGCAAGGGAACACATCCATTATTCCTGTGGATGCAAACCCCACTCAGCAAAAAGCACAATCTTTGGATATTGATGCTGAGTGTGAGAGTGAGACCAAAAGAATGAAATTTGCTGAGGAAGATGGTGATGGGGCAGGGGGTTCTTCTTCTGTTGTGAAAAAGAAGCGTGGcagaaaaagtaaaaaggaGAAGCAGGACACGGAAAAGATGTTAGAGAGCAATTTGTCGGAGAAGAAAGATACTCAAGGCGAATACCACGGTGAAAATTGTGGAGTAGGAGGGTCTTCTTCTGTTCAAGAAAGTGCGAAAAAGAAACGTGGAAGAAAGAGTAAAAAGGAGAAGGAGGACATGGAAAAGAAGAAGATGGCAGAGGAGAAAGATGCTCAAAACGAAAACCATGGTGAAAATGGTGGAGTAGGAGGTTCTTCTTGTGTTGTAGATGGTGTGCCAAAGAAGCGTGGCAGAAAAAGtaagaaggagaaggaagacATGGAAAAAAAGATGTTAGAGGAGAAAGATGCTCAAAACGAAAACCACGGTGAAAATGGTGGAGTAGGAGGTTCTTCTTCTGTTGTAGAAGCTGTGGTAAAGAAGCGAGGTAGAAAGAGtaaaaaggagaaggaagacATGGAAAGGAAGATATTAGAGGAGAAAGATGCTCAAAACGAAAACCATGGTGAAAATGGTGGAGTAGGAGGTTCTTCTTCTGTTGTAGATGGTGTGCCAAAGAAGCGTGGCAGAAAAAGtaagaaggagaaggaagacATGGAAAAAAAGATGTTAGAGGGAAATTTGCTGGAGAAGAAAGATGTTCAAGACGTTAACCATGCCGAAAATGGTGGGGTACCTGATATGAGGCGTGGAAGTAAAAGAAAGATGCTTAAGGAAGATGATGGTGAGTTTGAAATGCCTGTGGATTCTTCAGGAAGTAGCATTCAGAAACAATATAGTCTTAGGGCCCCTAGAGTCAATATAGAAGAGGCAATGCCAAAAATCAACAAGAGAGATCCTAAG CAGTGGATTGAAGAGGAGTCCTTAATGTGTCATCAATGTCAGAGAAATGATAAAGGCAGGGTTGTGAGGTGCACACGTTGTAAGAGGAAAAGATTTTGTGTACACTGTATAGAAAATTG GTATCCTCATTTGAAAGAGGATTATATTGCTGAGGCATGCCCTGTGTGCCGTGGTAATTGCAACTGCAAAGCATGCTTGAGATCCAATCAACTTATTAAA aaaatgaagaaaaaagaagaaaccaaTGAAAATGAGAAGATTGAACTCTCTATGCATTTGTTGCAAGTACTTCTTCCGTATTTAAGGCTGTTGGATGAAGAACAGATGATTGAGAATGAGACAGAAGCCAAGATACGGg GGCTCTCAGTCTCAGAGCTAAATGTAGCACAGGCAAATTTTGATAAAGATGAGCGTGTGTACTG TGACAACTGCAAAACGTCAATATTTGATTACCACAGAAGCTGTACAAAATGCTCTTTCGACCTTTGTCTCATCTGTTGTCGCGAGCTTCGAACTGGCCAGCTTGTAGGTGGTGCAGATCCAATTATGTTGGAGTTTGTCTGTCAAGGTCGTGATTACCTGCATGGTGAGGAAAATATAAGTGTAAAACAAAATGAACCAAATGCTGTTGAACAAAATGAACCAAATGCTGTTGCTGAGACTGTAGTTCGTGAGTGGTCAAGATCTGGGTGGCATGCAGAAAGTAATGGTAGCATTCCTTGTCCAAAAGTCAATGATGAATGTAACCATGGTTTTCTTGAACTGAGAAGCATATTAGGTCAACATTTTATCACTGATTTAGTGCATAAAGCAAACGAACTAGCACAAGCATACAAGCTTCAAGATGTAGTTAAGACCCCTGACAACTTCTGTTCGTGTTTGAGGCTTGATAGAAACACAGATGTTAGATATAATAATATGAGGAAGGTTGCTTCTCGTGCAGATTCCAGGGACAACTATTTATACTGTCCTAGGGCTGTAGATCTACAGGATGAGGATTTAAGGCATTTTCAGTGGCATTGGGAAAAGGGGGAGCCTGTCATTGTCAGCAACGTGCTTGCAAAAACATCTGGTTTAAGCTGGGAACCACTTGTCATGTGGCGTGCATTCCGTCAGATGACTAAGACCAAGCATGAACAACATTTGGATGTGAAGGCAATTGATTGCTTAGATTGGTGCGAG GGAGAAATTAATATCCACCAATTCTTTACTGGGTATACAAAAGTTCGTGAGGATTGGCATAGTTGGCCtcaaatattgaaattaaaagattGGCCTCCTTCTAATTTATTTGAGGAACGCTTGCCTCGACATTGTGCAGAGTTCATATCTTCCTTGCCCTTCAAGGAATATACTGATCCTCTCAAAGGTTCTCTTAACTTAGCTGTGAAGTTGCCAACAGATTGTCTAAAACCAGACATGGGGCCAAAGACGTATATTGCTTACGGATTTCATCAGGAGCTCGGGCGTGGTGATTCAGTGACTAAGCTCCATTGTGATATGTCTGATGCA GTAAATGTGTTGACTCATATTGCTGAAGTGAAATTGGAACCAAAGCATCTCATTGCCATTGAGAAGTTGAAACAAAAGCACTTTGAACAAGACAAAAGGGAGCTACTTGGTGATGATCAAAATAGAGAAACTAGTGTTGACATGCTTAATAATTTGTCTTCTACTATAAATGCTTTGGACAAGCAAAATAGTGTCCAAGTCATGGAACACAAAGGCAAATTATATGATAGGAAAGAAGTTGATCAGTTCCATCAACCCTCTGGTGGTAATGAGATTGCCATTGCTAATGAGGATGGTCTTTCATGTGAATCAGAGCTTAAAGAGGTTgacaaagtaaaaataaagcAAGAAAGTGATATGTTGTCTGGGGGGGATGGTTCAGAAGGTGCTCTCTGGGATATTTTTCGGAGGCAGGATGTACCTAAATTGCAGGAATATCAGAGGAAGCATTTCAGAGAGTTCAGGCATCTCCATTGCTGTCCTTTAAAGCAG GTTATTCACCCCATCCATGACCAGACCTTCTATCTGACTGTGGAGCATAAGAGGAAGCTTAAGGAGGAGTATG GAATTGAGCCCTGGACTTTTATTCAGAAGGTAGGAGATGCTGTTTTTGTTCCAGCTGGTTGTCCTCACCAAGTCAGAAATCTGAAGGTAAAATGA